In Phoenix dactylifera cultivar Barhee BC4 chromosome 1, palm_55x_up_171113_PBpolish2nd_filt_p, whole genome shotgun sequence, the genomic stretch taaaaaataataaaatatactaataaacaatttaacttatataaaattaaaaaattaaatacaattTCACGGTTTTTGATTTTAGTTggaatattaataaaaataaaaacaagcaAAGGAGAGGAAAGGCCGGTTGCCATCACACAAGTACAGTATAAATACTCATGATGTATGCCTATGCGCGGTTCTAAAAAAAGGACCCACAAAGCAAAAAACCTAACCTTCGCGAGCTGCCAAATCCATTGTAACTGTTTGGACGTTGCCCAGAGTTGTCTCGTCAAAGAATCGAATcgaaactccttttctttctgtcGTCTCGTTGCACGCTTTGATTGCCTCGAGTACCTTCAAGCGTCACTCGGAATTCTATTTTCCGCCGGGCCCCGCCAGCCCCTCGATCCTGCCCATCCGAATCCATCTCGCAATCACTCGCAACCGTTGATCTCGTCTTCGATCTAAGTAGGGTCATTTCTTTTTTAGGAAAAAAGCTTGCGTCAATTACACACCGTCGGCAGTCCACTCCCCCGGGCGACCAGCGACCGCCCCACCTATCCCGATCCAACGGCCAAGATCGCTCCACGACCACGGCCATCGCCAGGGGCCGCGCCACCCTTGAGGGTCGGTCGGCGTCGAGCCACCGGGCCCACGTGGCACGATAGCGACACGGTCAAGGGCGCGCCACGTGCTGCCTTGCATCCTCGGGGTCCCCCACTTGTCGGCAAGGACCCCACACCTTTACTTCAGGACGCACACGCAATCCCCGCTGTCCACCCATCGTTCGACAGCCCTGATCTAATCGCCCTCATTCCCACCgccttttttttattgtatattccactaatttttaatttttaaatcttGGGAATACTTGAACCCCTTGAGCTTCCCGTTCCTCCTCCGTGCAAAATAGATATCCACGGAGCGGACGATCCAGATCGAAGGGGGTCCACGGGAAGTCCCAGCTCGACGCCTCCGGGCTGGGGAGCAAACGCTCGACGCTGGAAAAATCCGGCTCGATTCCCGTCCTTTCGCCTTTACCGCCTTGCCCCCGCTCCTTTCCCCGCTCTCCACTcccaaaatatataaatttccgAGATCGTCCTTCGTGTACTGTTGCTGCGCTCTCCGTCACGTTCGAGATGTCAGGGCGCAGGATGTCGCACCAGCTCAGCAGCGGAATGTTTGTGTCGGGGCCGCCGGAGCAGCCAAAGGAGCGGCAGCCGACAATCGGCTCGCGGGCGGTGCCTTACACCGGCGGTGATGTCAGGAAGTCCGGCGAGCTGGGAAAGATGTTCGACATCCCCGTGGTGATGGAGGGCTCCACCACCACTCCCGCCAGCCGGTCTCGGTCTCACTCCGGCCCCCTCCCCCGCCCGTCCTCAGGCTCCGGGCCGCAGTCGCGGAAGACATCCGGCCCGCTGTTCCAGGTCCCTGTCACCGGGCTCATCACATCCGGCCCGGACCGCCGATCCGGCGGGCAGCAGCAGCAACCAGCGGCGGCGGAGCAGTCGCCGGCGGTGGCCGGGCGGAGGAAGGCGGCGCTGGGAGGATACGGGCCGGCGGTGACGGCGGTGGGCCACAGTGGGAGCTACGCGTCTGGTATCCCGACCGTGTGGTACTGGATCGTCTCGCTGACGTTTGTGGTGGGGCTCGGGGTCGGGGGGTTCCTCTGGGTTGTGGTGGCGAGGCCGGTGCTGCTGATAGTGGTGGCAGCACTGGGGGTTCTACTCGGGCTGCTGGCGTTGTGGAACTGGATCATGAGGAGCCGGGAGGTGGAGAGGTTCTTGACGTGCTACCCTGATACTCCTATCGATCCCAGGAACCTCCCAATTGGAAAGACAGTCAAGATCACCGGGGtaacttctttctttctctctaatTTAACGATTACTCGGTTTACTTCTTGTTCATGTTCTGTTTTCTTTATTCGGCTATCGATTCTTTTTTATTAGAAAATATTGATTCGTTTAGTGCTTGATGGTATTAGGTTGCTAGGTAGCTTGTTCTTTCACACCTTTTGAAATGTTTATTGGTACGGTTTCAGCCTTCCTTGCAATTAGAAACGACTATTTGGAACAATTATTGGCTGCCACTTCTTGGATAGCTTGTTCTTTTGTGTCATTTGGAACGATTATTAGTGTGATTTCAGTTTTTCTTGTAATAGGAAATGGGTATTGTTTGCGAGTATTTGCTGCCATTGTTTGctgtttttaatgaattattTATTCTTTAATATGATCTCTAGGTCATGTGTCCTCTGGAACTCGGGGAATTGTAGATTAGTGGAATCGCGTGCCATGCAGCCCCAGATTAAATAAACTGACGGCCAACTTTATTATTGCTTCAATCACATGTTCCTCAAGTCAATGTTATGCCCTCATCTATTTGTTTGAAATGAAATGAAATGTTAAAGTTAAATTGTTAAAAAATTACAGAGTCTCATGTGTGATGTTAAGATATTGGAAAAGAGATGGTTATTTTCCAAtctatctatatgttttttaatctatctatgttttttttttggttctttacTGTggatatgtatgtgtgtgtgtgtgtggattTTTTTCCTCTAATTTAGATTTTGGATATGTTATTTATCAGGGGAAAAAATGAGACGGTACATTTTaactttctttcaaattgagcTGTATATGTGAAGAAAATTCCTTTCTAACATAATGAAGCTGTGTACTGTAAAGCTTCGTACTGTAAAGCTGCTGTTTTAATGTTCTGATGTGGTATCATTTATGGATTCATTCTTCTAGTCATGAATTGAGTCTCATAAATGCCCATCATCATCTTGTTCTTTTTaagattgaattcaaaatttgtgTTTAAAAGATAACTAGTGCAAGGATGATACAAAATCAAACTACACTAAAATGGTTGCAGAGCACCAGTATTCCATGGGTAGTTTGTTTATGTACACGGAATGTTTATTGGTAAGGTTTAAACTGATACTGCACTAAGATATGAGTATTATTTTCAACTACTTGCTGCCACTGTTTTATTGTCTTTttgatcatttatttattttattatgattattTTCATGTCTGTAAATTAACAAACTGTAGAACTAGTGGAATCCAGTGGTCAATGCAACACCCAATTCCAGAAACCGCTGGCCAACTTTATTATCATTTTCATCACACATTCTTTTCAGTCAATATGTTGGCTGCATCTACTTGATTGGCCAGTGGGAAGTTTTTTCTTCTGTCTTTATAGTTGTGTGGATTATCTAAAAGTTAAGTTGTTCAAGATTACAGTCTCATGTGTCATGTTGAAATATTAGATAAGAGATGGATATTTTaatctaatatttttctttttttttttgcatggatatctATTTTGCATTTCTTGTTCAGATCTTGGGCATGTG encodes the following:
- the LOC103717040 gene encoding uncharacterized membrane protein At1g16860-like; this translates as MSGRRMSHQLSSGMFVSGPPEQPKERQPTIGSRAVPYTGGDVRKSGELGKMFDIPVVMEGSTTTPASRSRSHSGPLPRPSSGSGPQSRKTSGPLFQVPVTGLITSGPDRRSGGQQQQPAAAEQSPAVAGRRKAALGGYGPAVTAVGHSGSYASGIPTVWYWIVSLTFVVGLGVGGFLWVVVARPVLLIVVAALGVLLGLLALWNWIMRSREVERFLTCYPDTPIDPRNLPIGKTVKITGHVTCGSIPLETSYQNICRCIYASTELYEYRGWSGLVSLKRFTWGLRHSERHVADFYISDPNTGTRFLVRAGNGAKVTSFVKLATVLNVNKEDKELSPDFVSWLTERNISSDDHGMRLEEGFIKEGNTASVIGILRKHENLIIIDPPADAISTGCQWGRCFVPVFVEGLILIGDGGPDEVIYHV